Proteins encoded together in one Chryseobacterium sp. G0201 window:
- the glsA gene encoding glutaminase A encodes MKKNIFLSAKGILFAAFLSLNTVIYAQKTENISTISEKTLNSILEKNRSYYTQGKVADYIPELGKMDAKAIAFSIVDKNGKVFSTGDVQKKFTMQSISKIIALMVAVNERGEANVFDKMGYFGSDKPFNHFSNLETTGKPLNPMMNAGAILTTSLISGDGEKPFLKILDMVRYITKNQKTDYSKSVYESEKATGNRNRGMFYLMKNSGLISGNEDQLDNYFKQCSIELTTEDLAKIGYFFANQCVRFDGDTTHKNKEIAKLVESQMLTAGMYEFSGEYSRNVGLPSKSGVGGGITVSVPGKMGIGVFSPALDQHGNSLAGYHMILDLVKQYDLSVF; translated from the coding sequence ATGAAAAAAAACATTTTTTTATCTGCAAAGGGAATTCTTTTTGCAGCTTTTCTTTCTTTAAATACGGTGATCTATGCTCAGAAAACAGAAAATATTTCAACGATTTCGGAAAAAACATTAAACAGTATTCTCGAAAAAAACAGATCGTATTATACGCAAGGTAAGGTTGCTGACTATATTCCTGAATTAGGAAAGATGGATGCCAAAGCGATTGCTTTTTCAATAGTAGATAAAAATGGGAAAGTTTTTAGTACAGGTGATGTTCAGAAGAAATTTACGATGCAAAGTATTTCCAAGATCATTGCATTAATGGTTGCTGTGAATGAAAGGGGAGAAGCCAATGTTTTTGATAAAATGGGATATTTCGGATCTGATAAACCTTTTAATCATTTCTCAAATCTTGAAACAACAGGCAAGCCGCTTAATCCTATGATGAATGCGGGTGCAATTCTTACGACTTCTTTAATTTCCGGAGATGGCGAAAAACCATTTCTTAAAATTTTGGATATGGTAAGGTATATTACGAAAAATCAGAAAACTGATTACAGTAAATCTGTTTATGAATCAGAAAAAGCTACAGGAAATCGTAACCGAGGAATGTTTTATCTGATGAAAAATAGCGGGTTGATTTCCGGAAATGAAGATCAACTGGATAATTATTTCAAGCAGTGTTCTATTGAGCTGACCACTGAAGATTTGGCTAAAATAGGTTATTTCTTTGCCAATCAATGTGTACGATTTGATGGGGATACTACCCATAAAAATAAGGAAATTGCAAAATTAGTTGAATCGCAAATGCTGACTGCCGGGATGTATGAATTCAGCGGTGAGTATTCCCGAAACGTTGGCTTACCAAGTAAATCTGGTGTTGGAGGCGGAATTACGGTAAGTGTTCCCGGGAAAATGGGCATTGGTGTTTTCAGTCCGGCTTTAGATCAACATGGGAATTCTTTAGCGGGGTATCACATGATTTTAGATTTAGTGAAACAATATGATTTGAGCGTATTTTAA
- a CDS encoding class I SAM-dependent methyltransferase → MKDLMGKAIWDYFHNENPEDLQTETSISELDELPVEYLFRDFEEMNEIEQTALELSQGKVLDIGAGAGSHSLYLQNERNLDVLALDISPKSVEVCQLRGIKNAVCENIVDFSGQTFDTVLLLMNGTGIFETLKKIDIYLKKLQSLLNENGQILIDSTDILYMFDKDYDGGVYIPAGGYYGELDYIVHYKGESEDPIKWLYLDFFTLQNAAENNGFNIEKVMQDEDSYLAKLTKK, encoded by the coding sequence ATGAAAGATTTAATGGGTAAAGCGATCTGGGATTATTTTCACAACGAAAATCCTGAAGATCTGCAGACTGAAACTTCAATTTCTGAACTGGATGAACTTCCGGTGGAATATCTTTTCAGAGACTTTGAAGAGATGAATGAGATCGAACAAACAGCGTTGGAATTATCTCAAGGAAAAGTTCTGGACATCGGAGCGGGAGCTGGTTCGCATTCATTATATCTTCAAAATGAAAGAAATCTTGATGTTTTGGCTTTAGATATTTCTCCAAAATCTGTTGAGGTTTGTCAATTAAGAGGAATTAAAAATGCAGTTTGTGAAAACATTGTTGATTTTTCAGGTCAGACTTTTGACACGGTCTTGTTATTAATGAATGGAACCGGAATTTTTGAAACCCTTAAGAAAATTGATATTTATCTTAAAAAACTTCAGTCTTTATTAAACGAAAACGGTCAGATTCTCATCGACAGTACTGATATTTTATACATGTTCGACAAAGATTATGATGGTGGGGTTTATATTCCTGCAGGAGGATATTATGGTGAACTAGATTATATTGTTCATTATAAAGGCGAATCAGAAGATCCGATAAAATGGCTGTATCTTGATTTTTTCACCTTACAAAATGCTGCTGAAAACAATGGTTTCAATATTGAAAAAGTGATGCAGGATGAGGATTCTTATTTAGCAAAACTGACTAAAAAATAA
- the metG gene encoding methionine--tRNA ligase translates to MSNRKMITAALPYANGPVHIGHLAGVYIPADVYARFHRRSGKDVAFICGSDEHGIPITIRAKKEGVTPQDIVDKYHEIIKKSFSDLGISFDEYSRTTSKNHHDTSQDFFKVLYEKGKFTEEVSEQYFDEQANEFLADRYIVGTCPNCGNENAYGDQCERCGSTLSPSELINPKSMLSGNVPILKETKNWYLPLNEYEDFLNEWIIEGHKDDWKPNVYGQVKSWLNDGLKPRAMTRDLNWGVPVPLPNADGKVLYVWFDAPIGYISFTKEWAAKNGKDWKDYWQSENSDLVHFIGKDNIVFHCIIFPAMMKAHGDYIMPTNVPAFEFLNLENDKISTSRNWAVWAHEYVQDFPGQQDVLRYALLSSAPETKDNNFTWKDFQTKNNSELVGIFGNFINRVAVLIHKYYDGIVPQGDINAPELKEINKSAKEISGFLENYEFRNSLTALMNLARFGNQYLQAEEPWKTIKDNPEKAAQSLFVGAQIAVALAQLCEPFMPFSSEKLLNMFNIEKSNWSDVETKNVLIETGHKINESSLLFSKIEDDVIEAQIQKLEDTKQNNKKTNANANPMKEEITFDDFTKIDLRTATIIEAEKVEKADKLLKLTVDTGVDVRTVVSGIADSFTPEEVIGKQVMILLNLAPRKIRGIESQGMLLLTTKADGKLSFVTSDETVENGIEIG, encoded by the coding sequence ATGTCAAACAGAAAGATGATTACGGCAGCTTTGCCTTATGCAAACGGACCGGTTCATATAGGACATTTGGCAGGTGTTTATATTCCTGCGGATGTTTACGCAAGATTTCACAGAAGATCAGGAAAAGATGTAGCGTTTATCTGTGGTTCGGATGAGCACGGAATTCCTATTACCATCAGAGCAAAAAAAGAAGGAGTTACTCCACAAGATATTGTAGACAAATACCATGAGATCATCAAAAAATCGTTCTCAGATCTTGGGATCTCTTTTGATGAATATTCCAGAACAACATCTAAAAATCATCACGATACGAGTCAGGATTTCTTTAAAGTTCTTTACGAAAAAGGGAAATTCACGGAAGAAGTTTCTGAACAGTATTTTGATGAACAGGCTAACGAATTTTTGGCCGACAGATATATCGTTGGAACTTGCCCTAATTGTGGAAACGAAAATGCATACGGAGATCAGTGTGAGAGATGTGGTTCTACCCTTTCTCCATCAGAATTGATCAATCCAAAATCAATGTTAAGCGGAAATGTTCCAATTCTTAAAGAAACAAAAAACTGGTATCTTCCATTAAATGAATATGAAGATTTCCTAAACGAATGGATCATTGAAGGTCACAAAGACGACTGGAAACCTAATGTTTACGGACAGGTTAAATCTTGGTTAAACGACGGCTTAAAACCTCGTGCTATGACTAGAGATCTAAACTGGGGAGTTCCTGTTCCGCTTCCAAATGCAGACGGGAAAGTATTGTATGTTTGGTTTGATGCCCCGATTGGCTATATTTCTTTCACGAAAGAATGGGCTGCAAAAAACGGAAAAGACTGGAAAGATTATTGGCAGAGCGAAAACAGCGATTTAGTTCACTTCATCGGAAAGGATAATATTGTGTTCCACTGTATTATTTTCCCTGCGATGATGAAAGCTCACGGAGACTATATTATGCCAACCAACGTTCCTGCTTTTGAATTTTTGAATCTTGAAAACGATAAAATATCAACGTCAAGAAACTGGGCGGTTTGGGCACATGAATATGTTCAGGATTTCCCGGGACAGCAAGATGTATTAAGATATGCATTGCTTTCTTCCGCTCCTGAAACAAAGGATAATAATTTCACCTGGAAAGATTTTCAGACTAAAAATAATTCGGAATTAGTAGGAATTTTTGGAAATTTCATCAACAGAGTTGCGGTTCTTATTCATAAATATTATGATGGAATTGTTCCTCAAGGAGATATAAACGCCCCTGAATTAAAGGAAATCAATAAATCAGCAAAAGAAATTTCAGGATTCTTAGAGAACTATGAATTCAGAAACTCTTTAACTGCTTTGATGAATTTAGCACGTTTTGGAAACCAATATCTTCAAGCAGAAGAGCCTTGGAAAACTATTAAAGACAATCCTGAAAAAGCGGCACAATCTTTATTTGTTGGGGCTCAGATTGCCGTTGCTTTAGCTCAATTGTGTGAACCATTTATGCCTTTCAGTTCTGAAAAGTTATTGAATATGTTCAATATTGAAAAATCAAACTGGAGTGATGTTGAAACTAAAAATGTTTTAATTGAAACAGGTCATAAAATCAACGAATCTTCTCTTCTTTTCTCAAAAATTGAAGATGATGTCATTGAAGCTCAAATTCAAAAATTAGAGGATACAAAACAAAACAATAAAAAAACAAACGCTAACGCAAACCCTATGAAAGAGGAAATAACTTTTGATGATTTCACGAAAATCGATTTAAGAACAGCTACCATTATTGAAGCTGAAAAAGTTGAGAAAGCTGATAAATTATTAAAATTGACTGTTGACACGGGTGTTGACGTAAGAACTGTTGTTTCAGGGATTGCAGATAGTTTCACTCCGGAAGAGGTTATCGGAAAGCAGGTAATGATTTTACTAAATCTTGCTCCAAGAAAAATCAGAGGAATTGAATCTCAGGGAATGTTATTATTAACGACAAAAGCAGATGGTAAATTATCTTTTGTAACGTCTGATGAGACTGTAGAAAATGGTATTGAAATAGGATAA